Proteins encoded together in one Hymenobacter monticola window:
- a CDS encoding OmpA family protein, with amino-acid sequence MKTFLALVLAVFPVLLRAQPEKPAPISYTDAEGRFTLTYPRTWQLRPNAGGADAAFYAPATGQPVPAVVTVTTRPLPNALKDRPLIGPGSQDTLWQSIRRLPQAQVIQLDQKNYGRYEEVRYDYTYAPGPGQAGRLHVAGRRLWRVGYEFVVEYRAATSQDARALPEGEQLLNSFAFTDKAIVSRRYTDQVCDGKMYGIAAMSHRTGQWEDDCRTIHEFSTDDLSDGALVHRNALPFQSYALAKGFDNCLYSVTKAPTNQSELVYRYDPTTRRGAYTTWQLPAQGFDNIWISAATDERGDLYFLSSDANKLVKVSPGDGGTVTLVWTKDPTQQAAYYPEIAFDGAGTHGNFCLDDANTVYMVYSTDGSLVRVDVKTQRPAPELLAITGLPKRGGYSDVLLQNDESGRRRLFLAGPHGLYRVNLARRKASYVRRGTYTDLAGCNLFRVTYRSAPPLPTATVPWRGRVLNADTYLPLTAAELRIGRETASAVVPLSTDATFSYGSATPGKPYFYKAQLPGFIDADSSWTVGAGPTVHDILLRPLAVGTTLPLANVQFEQGQAVLLPGSARALNQLVELMTDNPRLTIEVRGHTDNVGEPAKNVALSEARVAAVKAYLVAHGVAETRITGVGFGGAKPAASNAQEVTRKLNRRVEFRVTGV; translated from the coding sequence ATGAAGACCTTTCTGGCGCTGGTGCTGGCTGTTTTTCCCGTGTTGTTGCGTGCGCAGCCTGAAAAGCCAGCGCCTATATCTTACACCGATGCCGAGGGCCGTTTCACGCTGACCTACCCCCGTACCTGGCAACTGCGGCCCAACGCCGGGGGCGCCGACGCAGCCTTCTATGCACCGGCCACCGGACAGCCTGTGCCGGCCGTGGTAACGGTAACGACCCGCCCCCTACCCAATGCGCTGAAAGACCGGCCCCTCATTGGCCCCGGTAGCCAGGACACGCTGTGGCAAAGCATTCGCCGCCTGCCACAGGCCCAGGTCATTCAACTGGACCAGAAAAACTATGGGCGCTACGAAGAGGTGCGCTACGACTACACCTACGCCCCCGGCCCGGGCCAGGCCGGCCGCCTGCACGTGGCGGGCCGCCGTCTGTGGCGCGTGGGTTACGAGTTTGTGGTAGAATACCGCGCGGCCACCAGCCAGGACGCCCGCGCCTTGCCCGAGGGCGAGCAGTTGCTCAATTCCTTTGCTTTCACCGACAAAGCTATTGTCAGTCGCCGATACACCGACCAGGTGTGCGATGGCAAGATGTACGGCATTGCGGCCATGAGCCACCGCACCGGGCAGTGGGAAGACGACTGCCGCACCATTCACGAGTTTTCGACCGATGACCTCTCGGACGGCGCCTTGGTGCACCGGAACGCACTGCCCTTTCAGTCTTACGCCCTAGCCAAGGGCTTCGACAACTGCCTGTATTCGGTGACGAAAGCACCCACCAACCAGTCGGAGCTGGTGTATCGCTACGACCCTACTACCCGGCGGGGGGCATACACCACCTGGCAGCTGCCAGCCCAGGGTTTCGACAACATCTGGATTTCGGCGGCGACGGATGAGCGCGGCGACTTGTATTTCCTCTCCTCCGATGCCAATAAGTTGGTGAAGGTGAGCCCCGGTGACGGCGGCACCGTGACGTTGGTCTGGACCAAAGACCCCACGCAGCAGGCCGCTTACTACCCCGAAATTGCTTTTGACGGCGCGGGCACGCACGGCAATTTCTGCCTCGACGACGCCAACACCGTGTACATGGTGTACAGCACCGACGGCTCGCTGGTGCGCGTGGATGTAAAAACCCAGCGCCCCGCACCCGAACTGCTGGCCATTACCGGCCTGCCCAAACGCGGCGGCTATAGCGACGTGCTGCTGCAAAACGACGAATCGGGCCGGCGCCGCCTGTTTCTGGCCGGCCCGCACGGCCTCTACCGGGTCAATCTAGCCCGGCGCAAGGCCAGCTACGTGCGCCGGGGCACTTACACTGACCTCGCGGGCTGCAACCTGTTTCGGGTAACGTACCGGTCGGCCCCACCGCTGCCCACGGCCACGGTGCCCTGGCGCGGGCGCGTGTTGAACGCCGACACCTACCTGCCCCTCACGGCGGCCGAGCTGCGCATCGGCCGCGAAACGGCCTCGGCCGTGGTGCCGCTCTCGACCGACGCGACGTTTTCCTACGGCAGTGCGACGCCGGGCAAGCCCTACTTCTACAAAGCACAGCTGCCTGGCTTCATCGACGCCGACAGCTCCTGGACGGTGGGCGCCGGCCCCACGGTGCACGACATTCTGCTGCGGCCCCTGGCCGTGGGCACCACCCTGCCGCTGGCCAATGTGCAGTTTGAGCAGGGCCAGGCCGTGCTGCTGCCCGGCTCGGCCCGCGCCCTCAACCAACTGGTGGAACTCATGACCGACAACCCGCGCCTCACCATTGAGGTGCGCGGCCACACCGACAACGTGGGCGAGCCCGCCAAGAACGTGGCCCTCAGCGAAGCCCGGGTAGCTGCCGTGAAAGCCTACCTCGTGGCCCACGGCGTGGCCGAAACCCGCATCACCGGCGTTGGCTTCGGCGGAGCCAAACCCGCCGCCAGCAATGCCCAGGAAGTCACCCGCAAGCTCAACCGGCGCGTCGAGTTTCGGGTGACAGGGGTATGA
- a CDS encoding SRPBCC family protein, which yields MFLTLKTTVPKSPAQVMAGFTRALFEALAPPFPTMRVLQFDGCRTGDQVEIELDTVVKKMRWTSLIVDDGVLPDGTHFFVDEGQMLPPPLRYWRHRHLLQPGPGGSCVIVDALEYRTASPLLDRLLYPAMWAQFAWRRPIYRRWFK from the coding sequence ATGTTCCTCACTCTCAAAACCACCGTGCCGAAGTCGCCGGCCCAGGTGATGGCCGGTTTTACGCGGGCGCTGTTTGAGGCGTTGGCGCCCCCGTTCCCCACTATGCGGGTGCTGCAGTTCGACGGCTGCCGCACCGGCGACCAAGTGGAAATTGAACTGGATACGGTGGTGAAAAAGATGCGCTGGACGTCGCTAATTGTGGACGACGGCGTGCTGCCTGACGGCACTCATTTCTTCGTCGACGAAGGCCAGATGCTGCCGCCACCGCTGCGCTATTGGCGTCACCGCCACTTATTGCAGCCGGGGCCCGGCGGCTCCTGCGTCATTGTAGATGCGCTGGAATACCGCACGGCCTCGCCCCTACTCGACCGGCTGCTGTACCCCGCCATGTGGGCGCAGTTTGCCTGGCGCCGGCCCATTTACCGGCGGTGGTTTAAGTAG
- a CDS encoding GNAT family N-acetyltransferase, with product MPTGVSIIDFEPAHRAAFETLNNELDYEWITRYFYIEGADRKPVENPQQYIVERGGHILMAECDGKIVGTCALVKEHDCVYELARLAVAPKAQRRGIGWALGQAMLGKARQLGAHRVEVLTISTLLPALKLYDKLGFRAASLMPEQPGDVRMVLDL from the coding sequence ATGCCTACCGGCGTCTCCATTATTGATTTTGAACCCGCGCACCGGGCCGCCTTCGAAACGCTCAACAACGAGTTGGACTACGAATGGATTACCCGCTACTTCTACATCGAAGGCGCTGACCGCAAGCCGGTTGAAAACCCGCAGCAGTACATTGTGGAGCGCGGCGGCCACATTCTGATGGCCGAGTGCGACGGCAAAATCGTGGGCACCTGCGCCCTCGTGAAGGAGCACGACTGCGTATACGAGCTGGCCCGCCTGGCCGTGGCGCCCAAAGCGCAGCGCCGCGGCATCGGCTGGGCGCTGGGCCAGGCCATGCTGGGTAAAGCCCGTCAGCTAGGCGCGCACCGCGTCGAAGTCCTCACCATTTCGACCCTGCTGCCGGCCCTTAAGCTCTACGACAAGCTGGGCTTCCGCGCTGCTTCCCTGATGCCCGAGCAGCCCGGCGACGTGCGCATGGTGCTGGATTTGTAG
- a CDS encoding class I SAM-dependent rRNA methyltransferase, with translation MLNPATIVLKNGKDHSLRRRHPWVFSGAIARVKGEAQEGDPVRVEAIDGELLGVGHFSGGGSIAVRMLDFGQNATLPTAEYWEEKLGNAYRLRQRLGLTGTADTNVFRLVHAEGDGLPGLIIDVYGDVAVVQAHSIGMYRARPEIAAGLRAVFGDRLRAIYDKSAETIPGNAAPDAKNGYLFGESNGTEHVVQENGHRFAVDWETGQKTGFFIDQRDNRDLLARYSPGRRVLNTFCYTGGFSVYALEAGAELVHSVDSSKKAIALTERNAELSHHADRHAAYADDVLGFLKNHSAEYDLLVLDPPAFAKHMGARHAALMGYKRLNAAGIAHLAPGGLLFTFSCSQVVSPELFEGAVLAAAIEAGRPARILHRLTQPADHPVSLFHPEGAYLKGLVLAVE, from the coding sequence ATGCTGAATCCTGCCACCATCGTCCTCAAAAACGGAAAAGACCACAGCCTGCGCCGCCGCCACCCCTGGGTGTTTTCGGGCGCCATTGCCCGCGTGAAAGGCGAAGCCCAAGAGGGCGACCCCGTGCGCGTCGAAGCCATCGACGGCGAGCTACTGGGCGTGGGCCACTTTTCGGGCGGCGGCTCCATTGCCGTGCGCATGCTCGATTTTGGGCAAAACGCCACGCTGCCCACTGCCGAATATTGGGAAGAAAAACTAGGCAACGCCTACCGCCTGCGCCAGCGCCTGGGCCTGACGGGCACGGCTGACACCAACGTGTTCCGGCTGGTGCACGCCGAGGGCGACGGCCTGCCCGGCCTCATCATCGACGTGTACGGCGACGTGGCCGTGGTGCAGGCCCATAGCATCGGCATGTACCGCGCCCGGCCCGAAATAGCCGCCGGCCTGCGCGCGGTGTTCGGCGACCGGCTGCGCGCCATCTACGATAAGAGCGCCGAAACCATCCCCGGCAACGCCGCGCCCGACGCCAAGAACGGCTACCTCTTTGGCGAGAGCAACGGCACCGAGCATGTGGTGCAGGAAAACGGCCACCGCTTTGCCGTGGACTGGGAAACCGGCCAGAAAACCGGCTTCTTCATCGACCAGCGCGACAACCGCGACCTGCTGGCCCGCTACTCACCCGGCCGCCGGGTGCTGAATACGTTTTGCTACACCGGCGGCTTCTCGGTGTATGCGCTGGAGGCCGGCGCCGAGCTGGTGCACTCCGTGGACAGTAGCAAGAAAGCCATTGCCCTCACCGAGCGCAACGCCGAGCTAAGCCACCACGCCGACCGCCATGCCGCCTACGCCGACGACGTGCTGGGCTTTCTGAAAAACCACTCGGCCGAGTACGACCTGCTGGTGCTCGACCCGCCCGCCTTTGCCAAGCACATGGGCGCCCGTCACGCCGCCCTCATGGGCTACAAGCGCCTGAACGCGGCCGGCATTGCCCACCTGGCGCCGGGCGGGCTGCTGTTTACCTTCTCTTGCTCGCAGGTGGTGAGCCCCGAGCTATTCGAGGGCGCGGTGCTGGCCGCGGCCATCGAAGCCGGCCGGCCGGCGCGCATCCTGCACCGCCTCACCCAGCCCGCCGACCACCCGGTGAGCCTTTTCCATCCGGAAGGCGCCTACCTGAAGGGGCTGGTGCTGGCGGTGGAATAA
- a CDS encoding prohibitin family protein, with protein sequence MADYQLNPGRFWLKPLLYLGMFVLVLVGGCSLIKVERIDAGNVGIKVNLAGSSRGVDDITYTTGWVFYSPLSTAVHEFPIYTQHKEYEEFEVQSRDGSSFGVAPSLNYYIQSDKVDDIFRQYRRPLPAIEDGFLKTAVYEAYRVATNRYTADSLISNRGSYEAQVKANLVSQLQNLGFIVQQITTKLEPPASLKAAIDAKNTAVQTGLQTENRIRQAEAQARINIAEAEGRAKAIRIAADAQAYANEKQQQSLTPLLVQMRWIEAWEKGGSNVPTYTSGAGGSQFLLQMPAPGAAGNK encoded by the coding sequence ATGGCCGATTATCAACTCAACCCCGGGCGCTTTTGGCTGAAGCCCCTGCTTTACTTGGGCATGTTCGTTCTTGTACTGGTCGGTGGGTGCAGCCTGATTAAAGTCGAGCGCATTGATGCAGGCAACGTGGGCATCAAGGTCAACCTGGCCGGGTCGAGCCGGGGCGTCGACGACATCACCTACACCACGGGCTGGGTATTTTACAGCCCCCTGAGCACCGCGGTGCACGAATTTCCCATTTACACCCAACACAAAGAATACGAAGAGTTTGAAGTGCAAAGCCGTGACGGCTCCAGCTTCGGGGTGGCGCCCAGTCTCAACTACTACATTCAATCCGACAAGGTAGACGACATTTTTCGGCAGTACCGCCGGCCGCTGCCCGCCATCGAAGACGGCTTCCTGAAAACCGCTGTGTACGAGGCCTACCGCGTGGCCACCAACCGCTACACTGCCGATAGCCTCATCAGCAACCGCGGCAGCTACGAGGCCCAGGTAAAAGCCAACCTCGTGAGTCAGCTTCAGAATCTGGGCTTCATCGTGCAGCAAATCACGACCAAGCTGGAGCCGCCCGCCAGCCTCAAAGCCGCCATCGACGCCAAAAACACCGCCGTGCAAACCGGCCTGCAAACCGAAAACCGCATCCGCCAGGCTGAGGCCCAGGCCCGCATCAACATTGCCGAGGCCGAGGGCCGCGCCAAGGCCATCCGCATTGCCGCCGATGCCCAGGCCTACGCCAACGAAAAGCAGCAGCAGTCGCTCACGCCGCTGCTGGTGCAGATGCGCTGGATTGAGGCCTGGGAAAAAGGCGGCAGCAACGTGCCCACCTACACCTCCGGCGCCGGCGGCAGCCAGTTCCTGCTGCAGATGCCCGCGCCGGGAGCAGCGGGGAATAAGTAG
- the crtD gene encoding 1-hydroxycarotenoid 3,4-desaturase CrtD codes for MFRKKTSSAPKQPVAVIGAGIAGIAAAARLAVAGHAVTVFEAGPTFGGKMHQFALPGGYRFDAGPSLFTLPQLVDDIFRLAGRTPADYFRYERLDPITHYFFADGTRLHAWADAEKFAAEVEAKLGTPAAEVTKFLQRAGRAYDATAGTFLHKSLHKAGTYLSPETLKAVGALPQLGLLGTMHQRHESAFGRDPRLVQLFDRYATYNGSDPYQAPATLSMIPHLEHGIGAFYPEGGIYAIAESLAKLATEFGVKFRYNEAVEEIIAAEKRVTGVRTAQDVYDFGRVVSNMDVVPTYRRLLPRQPAPERTLGQPRSSSALIFYWGISRAFPELDLHNIFFSADYKAEFDAIFQQKTVADDVTVYVNITSKKTPTDAPPGHENWFVMVNVPHDQGQDWDALTRKTRAAVLRKLSQALGTAVEPLIAAEKVWTPPGIAADTSSFGGALYGSSSNNALAAFLRHPNFSGRLEGLYFCGGSVHPGGGIPLCLLSAKIVSSLINDA; via the coding sequence GTGTTTCGCAAAAAAACTTCTTCTGCTCCCAAACAACCCGTGGCCGTCATCGGCGCGGGCATTGCCGGCATTGCGGCGGCGGCGCGGCTGGCGGTGGCCGGGCATGCCGTCACGGTGTTTGAGGCGGGGCCCACGTTTGGGGGCAAAATGCACCAGTTTGCGCTGCCGGGCGGCTACCGCTTCGATGCCGGGCCGTCGCTCTTCACGCTGCCGCAGCTGGTGGACGACATTTTTAGGCTGGCCGGCCGCACGCCCGCCGACTACTTTCGCTACGAGCGCCTCGACCCCATCACGCACTATTTCTTCGCCGACGGTACCCGCCTGCACGCCTGGGCCGACGCCGAGAAATTTGCGGCGGAGGTAGAAGCCAAGCTGGGCACCCCGGCCGCCGAGGTGACGAAATTTCTGCAGCGCGCGGGCCGGGCCTACGACGCCACGGCGGGCACCTTCCTGCACAAGTCGTTGCACAAGGCCGGCACCTACCTCAGCCCCGAAACGCTGAAGGCCGTGGGCGCCCTGCCGCAGCTGGGCCTGCTGGGCACCATGCACCAGCGCCACGAAAGCGCCTTTGGCCGCGACCCTCGCCTCGTGCAGCTTTTCGACCGCTACGCCACCTACAACGGCTCCGACCCCTACCAGGCGCCCGCCACGCTGAGCATGATACCGCACCTGGAGCACGGCATTGGGGCTTTTTATCCCGAAGGCGGCATCTACGCCATTGCCGAAAGCCTGGCGAAGCTGGCCACGGAATTCGGTGTGAAGTTCCGCTACAACGAGGCCGTGGAAGAAATCATCGCGGCCGAGAAGCGCGTGACGGGCGTGCGCACGGCGCAGGACGTGTACGACTTCGGCCGGGTGGTGAGCAACATGGACGTGGTGCCCACCTACCGCCGCCTACTGCCCCGCCAGCCCGCGCCCGAGCGCACGCTCGGCCAGCCCCGTTCTTCTTCGGCGCTGATTTTTTACTGGGGCATCAGCCGCGCGTTTCCGGAGCTGGACCTGCACAACATTTTTTTCTCGGCTGACTACAAAGCGGAATTCGACGCCATTTTTCAACAGAAGACGGTGGCCGATGACGTGACGGTGTACGTGAACATCACCTCCAAAAAAACGCCCACCGACGCCCCGCCCGGCCACGAAAACTGGTTTGTGATGGTGAACGTGCCCCACGACCAGGGCCAGGACTGGGACGCCCTCACCCGAAAAACCCGCGCCGCCGTGCTCCGTAAGCTGAGCCAGGCGCTGGGCACGGCCGTGGAGCCGCTCATCGCTGCCGAGAAAGTGTGGACGCCCCCGGGCATTGCCGCCGATACCTCGTCGTTTGGCGGCGCGCTTTACGGCAGCTCCTCCAACAACGCGCTGGCGGCCTTCCTGCGCCACCCCAATTTTTCGGGGCGGCTGGAGGGGCTGTACTTTTGCGGCGGCTCGGTGCACCCCGGCGGCGGCATTCCGCTCTGCCTGCTGTCGGCCAAAATCGTTTCGTCTTTAATTAATGATGCGTGA
- a CDS encoding carotenoid biosynthesis protein has protein sequence MPDFTEPLAAATNRRLRVAQGLVLLFHVTGFIGLAFSKDPDFYLRFTPLTLGLSALLLLGFQRGRNASFWSFCITVMLLGFMVELIGVNSNGRLFGHYTYGDTLGFKLFNSPPFVGVPPLIGLNWLVMTYVCGMLAGYLPLPELPRTLLAALLMVGFDACLEPVAGTYDFWHWTANIIPLQNFRDWFIVACILQMFFNRARFPKYNPLAPTVYLTQLLFFFLLGALQ, from the coding sequence ATGCCTGATTTCACCGAGCCGCTTGCGGCCGCCACTAACCGCCGGCTTCGCGTAGCGCAGGGGCTGGTGCTGCTGTTTCACGTCACGGGCTTCATCGGGCTGGCTTTTTCGAAAGACCCGGACTTTTACCTGCGGTTTACGCCGCTCACGCTGGGGCTGTCGGCCCTGCTGCTGCTGGGGTTTCAGCGGGGGCGCAACGCCAGCTTCTGGAGCTTCTGCATCACGGTGATGCTGCTGGGCTTTATGGTTGAATTGATTGGGGTGAACAGCAACGGCCGGCTGTTTGGGCACTACACCTACGGCGACACGCTGGGCTTCAAGCTGTTCAACTCGCCGCCGTTTGTGGGCGTGCCACCGCTTATCGGCCTCAACTGGCTGGTAATGACTTATGTGTGCGGCATGCTGGCCGGCTACCTGCCGCTGCCCGAGCTGCCCCGCACCTTGCTGGCGGCCTTGCTCATGGTGGGGTTCGACGCCTGCCTGGAGCCGGTGGCCGGCACCTACGACTTCTGGCATTGGACGGCGAACATCATCCCGCTGCAAAACTTCCGCGACTGGTTTATCGTGGCCTGCATCCTGCAGATGTTTTTCAACCGGGCCCGCTTCCCCAAGTACAACCCGCTGGCTCCGACGGTGTACCTCACGCAGCTGTTGTTCTTTTTCCTACTGGGCGCATTGCAGTAG
- a CDS encoding TetR/AcrR family transcriptional regulator, translating to MSDFTLTAASLEAAMPVFHRYGLHDASDAVLATALRTSAPELTAQFPSRELLVHHAILADMERQKREHKELYAQYTTAVERLYGLLQLGLRDLAAVPGQFYVDLQTGFPQTWDAVMDHLNSYSAPQLQQLLNDGIRSKLFRSDINIQLVTKVLIEQLNMLLNPQVFPPDRYNMREVFRSIFLYYIRGICTDDGARIAAEHFARL from the coding sequence ATGTCCGACTTTACGCTTACCGCCGCCTCGCTCGAAGCGGCCATGCCCGTCTTTCACCGCTACGGCCTGCACGATGCCTCTGATGCGGTGCTGGCTACGGCCTTGCGCACCAGCGCGCCGGAGCTCACGGCGCAGTTTCCGAGCCGTGAGCTGCTGGTGCACCACGCCATCCTGGCCGACATGGAGCGGCAGAAGCGCGAGCACAAGGAACTGTACGCGCAGTATACCACGGCCGTGGAGCGCCTCTACGGCCTGCTGCAACTGGGCCTGCGCGACCTGGCCGCCGTGCCGGGCCAGTTTTACGTGGACTTGCAAACCGGCTTCCCGCAAACCTGGGACGCGGTGATGGACCACCTCAACAGCTACTCGGCCCCGCAGCTCCAGCAGCTGCTCAACGACGGCATTCGCAGCAAGCTCTTCCGGTCCGACATCAATATTCAACTGGTTACCAAAGTATTGATTGAGCAGCTGAACATGCTACTCAACCCGCAGGTGTTCCCGCCCGACCGCTACAACATGCGCGAGGTGTTCCGCAGCATCTTCCTGTACTACATTCGCGGCATCTGCACCGACGACGGCGCGCGGATTGCAGCCGAGCATTTTGCCCGGCTGTAG
- a CDS encoding M28 family metallopeptidase: MRFSSLRGWLVPAAAGLLLASCQGKNSADSETDSRTVIRNESVSTDTASVPTPNDGITPALLARHIKVLASDEFQGRRPFTVGEEKTTNYLAAEFKKLGLKPGAGGSYFQAVPLVEIVGTPDSVATVTGNGKSLTLKYRDDFMFLTEYEQPTVAIKNSPLVFAGYGVTAPEYGWDDYAGLDVKGKTVVVLINDPGNAGNDSTLFKGKAMTYYGRWGYKYEEAARHGATGLLIIHDTAPASYPWTVVQSSNGGAKLRPQTADKGASKVSLEGWMTLDAAKRLFTAAGQNYDQAYAAANKKGFKGSALGLNLTTTIHNKITRKASKNVVAVLPGTKDPSEYIIYSAHWDHLGIGKAINGDSIHNGALDNASGCAALLAIANGFRQAKEKPQRSIVFLAVTGEEQGLLGSDYYAQHPLFPVASTVADINMDELLAFGPMRDVTITGYGQSELDEYARAAAKEQNRYIIPYQHPETGSFYRSDHFSFAKVGIPALYASGQYESRLHGKAYAEQQRKDFEEKNYHQPSDEYDPSWDLRGAAQDARLLFRVGQKLAGETTFPKWKESSEFKATREKSMAGK, from the coding sequence ATGCGTTTCTCCTCATTGCGCGGCTGGCTGGTGCCGGCCGCGGCGGGCCTGTTGCTGGCCAGCTGCCAGGGCAAAAATTCGGCGGATTCGGAAACGGATTCCCGCACGGTCATCCGCAACGAAAGTGTCTCGACTGACACGGCCAGCGTACCTACGCCGAACGACGGCATTACGCCGGCGCTGCTGGCCCGGCACATTAAGGTGCTGGCTTCGGATGAGTTTCAGGGGCGGCGGCCGTTCACGGTGGGCGAGGAAAAAACCACGAACTATCTAGCGGCCGAGTTTAAGAAGCTGGGGCTGAAACCGGGTGCTGGCGGCAGCTATTTTCAGGCCGTGCCGCTGGTCGAAATTGTGGGCACGCCCGACTCGGTGGCGACGGTGACGGGCAACGGCAAAAGCCTGACGCTGAAGTACCGCGACGACTTCATGTTCCTCACCGAGTACGAGCAGCCTACGGTGGCCATCAAGAACTCGCCGCTGGTGTTTGCCGGCTACGGCGTGACGGCGCCCGAGTACGGCTGGGACGATTATGCGGGCCTCGACGTGAAAGGCAAAACCGTGGTGGTGCTCATCAACGACCCCGGCAACGCGGGCAACGACAGCACGCTGTTCAAGGGCAAAGCCATGACCTACTACGGCCGCTGGGGCTACAAATACGAGGAGGCCGCCCGCCACGGCGCCACCGGCCTGCTCATCATCCACGACACCGCGCCCGCCTCCTACCCCTGGACGGTGGTGCAAAGCAGCAACGGCGGCGCCAAGCTGCGCCCCCAAACGGCTGACAAAGGCGCCAGCAAAGTATCGCTCGAAGGCTGGATGACGCTGGACGCGGCCAAGCGTCTGTTCACCGCTGCCGGCCAGAACTACGACCAAGCTTATGCCGCCGCCAACAAGAAAGGCTTCAAAGGCTCGGCGCTGGGGCTGAATCTGACGACGACTATTCACAACAAAATCACGCGCAAAGCCTCGAAAAACGTGGTAGCGGTGCTGCCTGGCACTAAAGACCCTTCCGAATACATCATCTACTCGGCGCACTGGGACCACCTCGGCATCGGCAAAGCTATCAACGGCGACTCCATTCACAACGGCGCGCTGGACAACGCCAGCGGCTGCGCGGCTTTGCTGGCCATCGCCAACGGCTTCCGGCAAGCCAAGGAAAAGCCGCAGCGCAGCATCGTTTTCCTGGCCGTGACAGGCGAAGAGCAGGGCCTGCTGGGCTCCGATTACTACGCCCAGCACCCGCTGTTCCCGGTGGCCAGCACCGTGGCCGACATCAACATGGACGAGCTGCTGGCCTTCGGGCCGATGCGCGACGTGACCATCACCGGCTACGGCCAGTCGGAACTCGACGAGTACGCCCGCGCCGCCGCCAAGGAGCAAAACCGCTACATCATTCCCTACCAGCACCCCGAAACCGGCAGCTTCTACCGCTCCGACCATTTTAGCTTCGCCAAGGTGGGCATCCCGGCCCTCTACGCCAGCGGGCAGTACGAGAGCCGCCTGCACGGCAAAGCCTACGCCGAGCAGCAGCGCAAGGATTTTGAGGAGAAAAACTACCACCAGCCCTCCGACGAATACGACCCCAGCTGGGACCTGCGCGGCGCCGCCCAGGATGCCCGCCTGCTCTTCCGCGTGGGCCAGAAGCTGGCCGGTGAAACCACTTTCCCGAAGTGGAAGGAGAGTTCGGAGTTTAAGGCCACGCGGGAGAAGAGCATGGCCGGGAAATAA